The segment CAACCTCTGTCACAATCGCATGCACTTGTTCATTTTTATTTGTTTCAGTGATATAAAAATAGCCGAGACCAAATCCAATAAGAATCATGCTAACAACTGGAATGAACCATTGGTATGCGCGACTCGATGAGGTTTGATCTTGATCCGTTTGCTTCTCTTCCACCCGTTTTTTTGCATCCGTATCTACAAACTCCGTCCCACAATTGGAGCAAAACTGAGCATTTTCAACCCTTTTTTGACCACAAGAATGGCAGTACATCCGTCTCTCCCCCTGTTCCCCATTTGCCTCTATTATAACTGCTTTTAGATCAAAAGTCATAGACAATTAGACTCTTACATAAAATGGGAGGTCGGTGCCAGGCACCATTTATTTGGTGCCTGGCACCCTCTAAACAAAAAAATTCACACCATACAATGTATAGTGTGAACCATTCGACAAAATCCGAGCAGTGCCTGGCACCCTGATTAGGCACCCTGATTAATCCTGCTGCTCCTCAGCGGTCTGATCGCCTTCTACTGCATTTACCTCTTATCCGTTCGTATCATCTACTTTATCCTTCCCCTTCACAATGCACACTGCAAATGGACAAAACTAGTGATTTTGTCCATTAAAGGGGTCTGACCCCTTCAACGCTTTACCGCTTTAATGAACAATCTCCTGCTTAATTTCTGCACTCTTGTCTGCTTGGCTCCATGTCACAGAAGCACCGAGCATTTCTGACACAAAACGAAGCGGAACGAATGTGACACCTTTTCTTATTTCCGGAGCTGTATCCATACCGACAGACGTACCGTTAACTATGGCTTCATTTTCGCCCGCTTTCATCGTGATTTTAATTTCATCATCAGTGATCGTAATTTCACGTGTATTCCCATCCCAACGAACATCTTTACGAAGATGCTCACTGACTATTCTTAGAGGGACCATTGTTCGGTTTGACTCAACAAACGGTCGTTCACCATGCTGCAAGTAGTCAATCTCTCCGTCAACAACAATTCTCCCAGGTGTCGTAAGCGTTAGTAAAAGCGAGATTTCCTCTACTTCCCCGTCATAATAATGTTCGTTCAGTTCAAAAAAGTCTACATCAAAAGTTAATGTTTCCTCTGCACCGTTTCGGGATTTAACTCCTTTCACATCGACCGTATAGACTCCTTCATAGCTCGAAATTCCTTCAGGGCGAAAAATAATTGCATTGTTTAGTCCATAGTTTCCATGATCGACCGTAAAGTACGCTTCAGAGCTCGTTATTTCTGAGTCCTCATGATTCATCACCCACTTTTCACCGTCAGACTCCCGTGTAATCGTCACTTCAATATCTTTAGCATTAGGTCTCTGATAGTGTTCAAGATTCAGAGAGACCGACCATGGATGATTACCACCAAATAACTCTGACGGAAACTCCCCAGCGGGCCAAGTGATGTGGTCATAATTAAAAGATTGCCCACGGCTTCGATCAAATACTTGCATAGCACCATATGAATCTACTAATCCAAAGCCAACTTTCTTAAGAGGCGGATGTAAAATCCAACGACGATGACCAACACGGTCCATATTCCTCCCGATATCGGGCATGTACCCATTTAAGACATTATGCGCTAAGTCTCTCCTTCCCACAGACAAGTTACTACTTGATGTCGAGCCATAGCCACGATCGTACATTTCATCACTCATATCTTCAGGTTGTGACGGATAATGAGTCAACTCACCGATTGCTGCTAGTACAAGCGCCCCATGTTGGGCTGAATCATTTAAGTCCTCATCTAAAACAACATCACCAGGCAACCCGGCTAACAGCCTCACAAAGTTGGTGGAGAGCAATGCCTTTTCTAACATGTTTTCACTCACTACACCAAGTTCATACGGATAGATACTATTTGGGTCCTCGTCATGGGTGATGGAAACATCGATGCTTTGCATTTCATTCCATATTTCTTTCATTTCATCTCTATCAATAAATTCTAGGTCATCCGCCAATACGGGTGCCCCAACAGTCAAATCCATAATGAAAAACACAACAAAAACCGAAAAAATAACTGACTTCCATTTCCTTTTCATTAGTTTCTCCCTCACTTTTCACAAATAACTTGTCTTATTCACCGCTTGTTATCCACAATTAAAATCATCACATTCCTATCAGCTGTTAGCGTCCATGCATACTAGTTATTATTAATAGACTGACTTTTAGTATGAATGATTACAAAACGCATAAACCATATGATGGCCACAATGAAAATACCAGCAACAATCAACCATGTGACGTCGTAATTCCAATGAAAGACTTCTAGGACTAGTGTTTTCACATAATGACCAAAGGCAATATATAATAAGGTAATCATCCAAAACACAAACATTAAATCACTAACAACAATAAGTAACCTTGATAACGAATAATCTCTCGGTCTTAGCAGCCTAATAATTTCATCCTGAGACTCAGTTACTTTTTGATAGAGCTTGTCATACCCATACAATTGCTCAAAATAATCTTTTGCTTTTACTTCCCAACTCTCTTGCCAGGCTTTACTACCACGGTTAGCCAATGTCCAAATAAATGAAAGAGCCACCCCCATTAATGCAGACATAAAGGTTAACAAAACATTTTTATCGTACAAACTAGCTACAGCAACAAACAGAGCCGCAATAAATCCCCAAAAAAACAACGCTCGCTTCCAA is part of the Desertibacillus haloalkaliphilus genome and harbors:
- a CDS encoding stalk domain-containing protein; translated protein: MKRKWKSVIFSVFVVFFIMDLTVGAPVLADDLEFIDRDEMKEIWNEMQSIDVSITHDEDPNSIYPYELGVVSENMLEKALLSTNFVRLLAGLPGDVVLDEDLNDSAQHGALVLAAIGELTHYPSQPEDMSDEMYDRGYGSTSSSNLSVGRRDLAHNVLNGYMPDIGRNMDRVGHRRWILHPPLKKVGFGLVDSYGAMQVFDRSRGQSFNYDHITWPAGEFPSELFGGNHPWSVSLNLEHYQRPNAKDIEVTITRESDGEKWVMNHEDSEITSSEAYFTVDHGNYGLNNAIIFRPEGISSYEGVYTVDVKGVKSRNGAEETLTFDVDFFELNEHYYDGEVEEISLLLTLTTPGRIVVDGEIDYLQHGERPFVESNRTMVPLRIVSEHLRKDVRWDGNTREITITDDEIKITMKAGENEAIVNGTSVGMDTAPEIRKGVTFVPLRFVSEMLGASVTWSQADKSAEIKQEIVH
- a CDS encoding RipA family octameric membrane protein encodes the protein MMGNEVEEKREQLDEQCLKKCLEIAIDNRKFEIELLWKRALFFWGFIAALFVAVASLYDKNVLLTFMSALMGVALSFIWTLANRGSKAWQESWEVKAKDYFEQLYGYDKLYQKVTESQDEIIRLLRPRDYSLSRLLIVVSDLMFVFWMITLLYIAFGHYVKTLVLEVFHWNYDVTWLIVAGIFIVAIIWFMRFVIIHTKSQSINNN